The proteins below are encoded in one region of Candidatus Eremiobacterota bacterium:
- a CDS encoding 4Fe-4S binding protein, whose amino-acid sequence MKTRRKIIRIDEEKCTGCGICIDACAEGALALVNGKAKLVGEVYCDGLGACIGGCPFEALTIVEEECEDFDEEKAKEMLAQRPKKPSIEGQCQCPGSQAFEMPLKEAAKKGAPSEALRSELSHWPVKLRLINPQSPFLQGADLLLMADCVAASLPDLHRQLVAGNKIAIGCPKFDDLDEYLERLTGILEAARPKSLTVAHMEVPCCRGLSMVAHQALQKVKSSIPLTKIIISRDGRIIERSSAAPAVQ is encoded by the coding sequence ATGAAGACCAGGAGAAAGATCATAAGAATAGATGAAGAAAAGTGCACCGGCTGCGGCATCTGCATTGACGCATGTGCCGAAGGTGCTCTTGCCCTTGTGAACGGCAAGGCAAAGCTGGTGGGCGAAGTGTACTGTGACGGCCTGGGCGCCTGCATAGGGGGATGCCCTTTTGAGGCGCTCACCATCGTGGAAGAGGAATGTGAAGACTTTGACGAGGAAAAAGCAAAAGAAATGCTTGCCCAAAGGCCGAAAAAGCCCTCCATTGAAGGCCAGTGCCAGTGTCCAGGATCGCAGGCTTTTGAAATGCCCCTGAAGGAGGCTGCCAAAAAAGGGGCGCCATCGGAAGCCCTCCGGTCAGAGCTTTCCCACTGGCCTGTCAAGCTCCGGCTCATAAACCCGCAGTCACCTTTCCTCCAGGGAGCTGACCTGCTACTGATGGCCGACTGCGTGGCTGCCTCCCTTCCCGATCTCCACCGCCAGCTGGTTGCCGGAAACAAGATAGCCATAGGATGCCCTAAATTTGACGATCTTGATGAATACCTTGAGCGCCTTACGGGAATACTGGAGGCCGCCCGGCCCAAATCCCTTACTGTAGCCCATATGGAGGTCCCCTGCTGCCGAGGTCTCTCCATGGTCGCCCACCAGGCCCTTCAGAAGGTAAAATCGTCAATACCGCTCACAAAGATTATCATCAGCAGGGATGGCAGGATAATCGAGAGGAGCAGTGCCGCGCCGGCAGTTCAATGA
- a CDS encoding ATP-binding protein, with product MEKRNPLAAGVKFRITSREFALLFENAMDLMFIVDRNGAFLECNPSCYQSFGYQKDELLAMTLHDIVATQYKPLIQGRIRRIMQKGHLLFESAFTRRDGITIPVEVNTTAVTIKRRRVILGIARDATLRKESEAILRHSYCEMENKVQERTTELRRLNESLKKMISQTETAKSELELAKDQAVSASRSKSQFIATISHELRTPLNAIIGFSQILMGQFYGALNEKQGEYVNNILYAGRHLTGLINNILDLSKIESGRLGFTITRVQLRKFLEKQISSIMDEARENNITMSLDIPEELESITFSIDEQKLGQIMFYLHSNAVKFTPPGGVVDTRVRCTESTLVVSVTDTGPGIRKEDQVRIFEEFVQLDQSHTRKHGGTGLGLTLTKRLVEMLGGTIWVKSEGPGKGSTFSFTVPFVELKRHRGGDKS from the coding sequence ATGGAGAAAAGAAACCCCCTGGCGGCAGGAGTGAAGTTCCGCATCACTTCCAGGGAATTTGCGCTGCTTTTTGAAAACGCCATGGACCTGATGTTCATCGTTGACAGGAACGGCGCTTTTCTTGAATGCAACCCCTCTTGTTACCAGAGCTTCGGGTATCAGAAAGACGAGCTGCTGGCGATGACGCTCCACGACATTGTGGCAACCCAGTATAAGCCGCTGATACAAGGGAGAATAAGACGGATTATGCAGAAGGGGCATCTCCTTTTCGAATCTGCCTTCACCAGAAGAGATGGAATCACCATCCCAGTTGAGGTGAACACCACGGCCGTCACCATCAAAAGGCGCAGAGTGATCCTGGGAATAGCCCGTGATGCCACCCTCAGGAAAGAATCAGAGGCGATTCTGCGCCATTCCTATTGTGAGATGGAGAACAAGGTCCAGGAGAGGACCACCGAGCTGAGAAGGCTCAATGAGAGCCTGAAAAAGATGATCTCCCAGACCGAGACGGCCAAAAGCGAGCTGGAGCTTGCCAAGGACCAGGCGGTGAGCGCAAGCAGGTCAAAGAGCCAGTTTATCGCCACCATAAGCCACGAGCTCAGAACACCCCTTAATGCCATCATAGGGTTCTCCCAGATTCTGATGGGACAGTTTTACGGGGCTCTGAACGAGAAACAGGGAGAGTATGTCAACAACATCCTCTATGCGGGAAGGCATCTCACCGGCCTTATCAATAATATCCTGGATCTCTCCAAGATTGAGTCCGGCAGGCTCGGGTTCACCATCACCAGGGTACAGCTCAGGAAATTCCTGGAAAAGCAGATTTCTTCCATCATGGATGAGGCTCGTGAGAATAATATCACCATGAGCCTTGACATCCCTGAAGAGCTGGAGTCCATCACTTTCAGCATTGACGAACAGAAACTGGGGCAGATCATGTTCTACCTCCATTCGAATGCGGTCAAGTTCACGCCCCCGGGAGGGGTAGTGGACACCAGGGTGAGATGCACTGAGAGCACACTCGTGGTGAGCGTGACTGATACGGGTCCCGGCATAAGGAAAGAGGATCAGGTGAGGATCTTTGAGGAGTTTGTCCAGCTTGATCAGTCTCACACCAGGAAGCATGGCGGCACGGGCCTCGGCCTGACTCTCACCAAGAGGCTCGTCGAAATGCTTGGCGGCACCATCTGGGTAAAAAGCGAGGGTCCCGGCAAGGGCAGCACCTTTTCATTCACTGTTCCTTTCGTTGAGCTGAAGCGTCACAGGGGAGGAGATAAATCATGA
- a CDS encoding RNA methyltransferase translates to MGRYCWVPSTEGRGADESLPEVRDTDRALDAALFLREKRFPIGVVLDNIRSAYNVGSIFRTADAARVEKLYLCGVTAYPPNDKLEKTALGAVDFVPWEYHGQTLALVRHLKDEGAAIVSLETAAGSICHFQYRFPKPVFLVVGNEVDGVSREVLRLSDAIVEVPVWGMKNSINVAALFGIVIYELLRQFGTAPDGAPLGELR, encoded by the coding sequence ATGGGAAGATACTGCTGGGTCCCTTCCACTGAGGGCAGGGGAGCAGATGAGAGCCTGCCTGAGGTGAGAGACACCGACAGGGCCCTCGATGCCGCGCTCTTTCTAAGGGAAAAGAGGTTCCCCATCGGAGTGGTGCTTGACAACATAAGAAGCGCATACAATGTGGGCTCAATATTCAGGACAGCCGACGCGGCGAGGGTAGAAAAGCTTTACCTCTGCGGCGTCACCGCCTATCCCCCCAATGACAAGCTTGAAAAGACTGCGCTGGGGGCCGTGGATTTTGTCCCCTGGGAATACCACGGCCAAACTCTGGCCCTAGTCAGGCATCTGAAGGATGAAGGGGCTGCCATCGTAAGCCTTGAAACTGCCGCGGGTAGCATATGCCACTTTCAGTACCGGTTCCCGAAGCCGGTCTTCCTCGTGGTAGGGAATGAGGTGGACGGCGTGTCCAGGGAAGTCCTCAGGCTCTCTGACGCCATCGTGGAAGTGCCGGTCTGGGGAATGAAGAATTCCATAAATGTGGCCGCCCTTTTCGGGATTGTGATCTATGAGCTGCTGCGACAGTTCGGGACAGCACCTGACGGGGCTCCCCTCGGGGAGCTCCGCTGA
- a CDS encoding pilus assembly PilX N-terminal domain-containing protein: MFSRKGERGLAVAITLMVLTIICIIAFALSTNGVRALNFTNEDKYHKQAFYAAESGIQKILLKYRNNESGWASGIASSPMPSPCSTGMGTKFYVGVYQSGQMPPVPCASPVPTGMLYFLSTGLAHNDRSVQKIGVMIKDTRNQGFRYALATAGSINFKNTSIQGSVKCNGNMTFVSQLDTYPDYTSREGKVFCCAQIQNGSKQITMYTTPTMTPPGVAAPTPTPTVTIPLKARNGITGYPSKVTNPYGDVTPCDSSDDTLPFNCEGYTEPTEVPGYDQCLPNPDMTQLLNGAVTNNTSNFNGTVNLGSNGKVWFPYSSGDPISGGGVKITGVTGSGTIIVGSFGNPGKMAWKITNATPNVNIVVVDGGTAAGWVNNGTLGTAKLSFDANASINGLVYCHGPEITQGQTTFTGSVISYGTGASGFIEGAQTNFYYNTPSCDGFTQWFGSASGKNTVTSVSWERY; this comes from the coding sequence ATGTTCAGCAGAAAAGGGGAACGGGGACTCGCAGTGGCAATCACTCTCATGGTGCTCACCATCATATGCATCATAGCTTTCGCTCTGAGCACCAACGGGGTAAGGGCCCTCAACTTCACGAACGAGGATAAATATCACAAGCAGGCTTTCTATGCTGCCGAGAGCGGCATTCAGAAGATACTTCTCAAATACAGGAACAACGAATCAGGATGGGCCAGCGGCATCGCTTCTTCACCCATGCCGTCTCCCTGCTCGACGGGCATGGGCACGAAGTTCTACGTGGGCGTCTACCAGTCAGGGCAGATGCCTCCTGTTCCCTGTGCTTCGCCGGTGCCCACGGGAATGCTCTACTTCCTCTCGACGGGCCTTGCCCACAACGACAGAAGCGTGCAGAAGATCGGCGTCATGATAAAAGATACAAGAAACCAGGGATTCAGGTACGCCCTTGCCACCGCAGGCTCCATCAATTTCAAGAACACCTCAATCCAGGGGAGCGTCAAGTGCAACGGCAATATGACCTTCGTGAGCCAGCTTGATACTTATCCTGACTATACCAGCCGTGAGGGAAAGGTTTTCTGCTGCGCCCAGATCCAGAATGGCTCCAAGCAGATCACCATGTACACGACACCGACCATGACGCCGCCTGGTGTTGCCGCCCCCACACCTACGCCCACTGTCACAATACCTCTCAAGGCAAGGAATGGAATCACCGGGTACCCGTCCAAGGTCACCAACCCATACGGCGACGTGACGCCCTGTGACAGCTCTGATGACACCCTGCCCTTCAACTGCGAGGGGTACACGGAGCCTACGGAAGTGCCGGGATACGACCAGTGCCTTCCCAATCCCGATATGACACAGCTTCTCAACGGAGCGGTGACGAACAACACCTCGAATTTCAATGGCACCGTGAATCTTGGGAGCAACGGCAAGGTGTGGTTTCCTTACTCCTCAGGTGATCCGATAAGCGGCGGAGGTGTGAAGATAACGGGTGTGACAGGATCAGGCACGATCATTGTGGGATCTTTCGGCAACCCTGGAAAGATGGCATGGAAAATCACCAATGCAACTCCAAACGTGAATATTGTGGTAGTCGATGGCGGAACGGCAGCGGGCTGGGTGAACAACGGGACTCTCGGGACGGCAAAGCTCAGCTTTGATGCAAACGCAAGCATCAACGGCCTGGTATATTGCCATGGTCCGGAAATCACCCAGGGGCAGACAACCTTTACCGGCTCAGTGATAAGTTATGGAACGGGGGCAAGCGGCTTCATAGAAGGTGCCCAGACAAACTTCTACTACAACACCCCGTCATGTGACGGCTTCACCCAGTGGTTCGGCTCCGCATCGGGCAAGAACACAGTGACAAGCGTGTCCTGGGAACGCTATTAA
- a CDS encoding TIGR02757 family protein, translating to MEHRASKRLHEALEALYDRFNDRSFIHPDPLELLYQWDDGSDREIAGLIASSLAYGRVKQILRSASSVLERMKPSPSSFIKVAGEGSLISLFSSFRHRFTTGEELVSLLKGIQRVVLTYGSLQECFMKHLKRGDATVVPALTGFVKELAGSSGGKSSLLPSPGQGSACKRLFLFLRWMVRKDTVDPGCWEGCDRSKLVIPLDTHMHRICRCLGLTDSRHGQLATALKITGAFRELAPADPVRYDFSLTRLGIREECDPGAFFNACGIPWDGKKG from the coding sequence ATGGAGCACCGGGCCTCCAAGAGGCTTCATGAGGCGCTTGAAGCACTTTATGACAGGTTTAACGACCGCTCCTTCATCCACCCCGATCCCCTCGAGCTCCTTTATCAATGGGATGACGGCAGCGACCGCGAGATAGCGGGCCTTATCGCCTCATCACTTGCCTATGGCAGGGTGAAACAGATACTCAGGAGCGCCTCCTCTGTGCTGGAGCGCATGAAGCCTTCTCCCTCCTCCTTTATAAAAGTTGCCGGTGAAGGCTCGCTCATTTCACTTTTCTCTTCTTTCAGGCACCGCTTCACCACGGGAGAGGAGCTTGTTTCGCTCCTGAAGGGGATACAGAGGGTGGTGCTCACCTATGGCTCGCTCCAGGAATGTTTCATGAAGCATCTCAAACGGGGTGATGCCACAGTGGTACCGGCCCTCACCGGCTTCGTGAAGGAGCTCGCAGGATCTTCGGGAGGAAAAAGCTCCCTTCTGCCTTCGCCCGGGCAGGGAAGCGCCTGTAAGAGGCTCTTTCTTTTCCTCAGGTGGATGGTCAGGAAAGATACTGTTGACCCGGGATGCTGGGAAGGATGCGACAGGTCAAAGCTCGTGATTCCCCTTGACACCCATATGCACCGCATCTGTCGCTGCCTGGGCCTTACCGATTCCCGCCATGGTCAGCTTGCCACAGCCTTGAAAATCACCGGGGCATTCAGAGAGCTGGCGCCTGCTGACCCTGTGCGCTATGATTTTTCCCTTACCAGGCTGGGGATAAGGGAAGAGTGCGACCCCGGGGCTTTTTTCAATGCCTGCGGAATACCCTGGGATGGTAAAAAGGGATAA
- a CDS encoding response regulator, with product MMPKENKDVLKGKRILIIEDEYTSRIIARDFLSVLGCVISEAGDGEEGVACAADFKPDLILMDIQMPVMDGIEATKLLKNDTKTSHIPIIALTACAMADDEANSLSAGCDEYLAKPFDLAQLLAKMKKLLGKSRQ from the coding sequence ATGATGCCCAAGGAGAATAAGGATGTATTGAAGGGAAAAAGAATCCTCATCATTGAGGATGAATATACAAGCAGGATTATCGCCAGGGACTTTCTCTCCGTGCTCGGATGCGTTATCAGTGAGGCCGGTGACGGGGAAGAGGGTGTTGCCTGTGCTGCCGACTTCAAGCCGGACCTCATACTCATGGATATACAGATGCCTGTGATGGACGGGATAGAAGCCACAAAGCTTCTGAAAAATGACACCAAGACCTCACATATTCCCATCATTGCCCTCACGGCCTGCGCGATGGCCGACGACGAGGCGAATTCCTTGAGCGCAGGCTGTGACGAATACCTCGCAAAGCCCTTCGATCTTGCCCAGCTCCTGGCAAAGATGAAGAAGCTTCTTGGGAAGTCCAGACAATAA
- the pilM gene encoding pilus assembly protein PilM translates to MDGLRSGSILHGAYRIVETAKKKSWSFHYRAESLSGDEKYYLKEFLEPPSADPDELALLMEKFEAFIRRFISLAHPRIMKVIDYFRDSERYYVVLENVAGITLQQKAFSWDSLGEEIARFASDLCDTLLYIEHLQKSLEIRSLSPDNILISADLSFKLIDLGIGSFFLPFDRKKVIVKPPGAPGFAAPEEYGSRKVDRKSDIYSFGAILYFLFTRQRPPESSDLLLGNEVLVPPTHLRKNINPEIEKVIMKAMALDRGERYESFSDIQKGLKSASLETWSSAHTHPMEKARDLKKQGPDIEDLPEIEPYAAEEEWIINRFRKDDIGITSPIGIDVGSDSIKLTAIDMQKDGNNIALVAKVPTPAGTVSEGVIEKPAELAQYLRDWLEMKGLPLVHTARHGFFEKLAVSTGLSKRCCVVMTGGTKLFVRGMEMDTSDPHDIKFLAQLQISDNLPIKIEQAKCETVLVTHEKKKNRILFFALSREILDKTREFANALNFNLVSTEFEPFALKRALPLILGSDTLYKTLALLNIGAEYSFLAFYGKGSIRHSRILPFGGRAITRKLAESLELPPEKAENVKRIYAAIGNDGARDFPSPLSESLFTFIEPLLKDLARELNKTFSYYSSVNENRKVELLILTGGGASLKNLDRYLHHEVGVSVVTGNVFRNLLWSSILEGNTKALEKEFTSFSVSMGLSFGEYHMSYRK, encoded by the coding sequence ATGGATGGATTAAGGTCAGGGAGCATCCTTCACGGAGCTTACAGGATAGTCGAGACAGCGAAGAAAAAGAGCTGGTCTTTCCATTACAGGGCCGAATCTCTCTCGGGTGACGAAAAGTATTACCTCAAGGAGTTCCTTGAGCCTCCCTCGGCGGACCCCGATGAGCTCGCCCTGCTCATGGAGAAGTTCGAGGCTTTTATCAGGAGGTTCATCAGCCTGGCCCATCCCCGGATTATGAAGGTTATTGATTATTTCAGGGATTCGGAGCGGTACTACGTGGTTCTCGAAAACGTAGCGGGAATAACGCTCCAGCAAAAAGCCTTTTCATGGGATTCCCTGGGAGAGGAGATTGCCAGGTTCGCATCGGACCTCTGCGATACGCTGCTGTACATTGAGCATCTTCAAAAGTCTCTGGAAATACGATCTCTTTCGCCAGATAATATCCTTATATCCGCTGATCTCTCCTTCAAGCTCATTGACCTGGGCATAGGCTCCTTTTTCCTTCCCTTTGACAGGAAAAAAGTCATTGTGAAGCCCCCCGGCGCTCCTGGATTTGCCGCGCCGGAGGAGTACGGCTCAAGGAAGGTGGACAGGAAGTCCGATATCTACTCATTCGGGGCCATTCTCTATTTCCTTTTCACAAGGCAGAGGCCCCCGGAATCGTCAGATCTCCTTCTTGGAAACGAGGTCCTGGTCCCTCCCACACACCTCAGGAAGAATATCAATCCCGAGATTGAAAAGGTCATAATGAAAGCCATGGCCCTCGACAGAGGCGAGCGATACGAGAGCTTCTCCGACATCCAGAAAGGCCTTAAAAGCGCTTCTCTGGAGACCTGGAGCTCGGCTCACACTCACCCGATGGAGAAGGCAAGGGACCTGAAAAAGCAGGGCCCTGATATTGAGGATCTCCCCGAAATTGAGCCCTATGCCGCAGAAGAGGAATGGATAATCAACAGGTTCAGGAAAGATGACATCGGTATCACCTCGCCCATAGGCATAGATGTGGGAAGTGACAGCATAAAGCTCACCGCTATTGACATGCAGAAGGACGGGAATAATATAGCGCTTGTGGCAAAGGTTCCCACCCCGGCGGGCACCGTTTCAGAGGGCGTCATAGAAAAGCCTGCTGAGCTTGCCCAGTACCTCAGAGACTGGCTCGAGATGAAAGGCCTGCCCCTTGTTCATACCGCCCGCCATGGTTTTTTTGAAAAGCTGGCCGTCTCAACGGGCTTATCTAAAAGATGCTGCGTGGTGATGACGGGCGGAACAAAGCTTTTTGTGCGGGGGATGGAAATGGACACGTCAGATCCCCATGACATAAAATTTCTTGCCCAGCTTCAGATCTCTGACAACCTGCCCATCAAGATTGAGCAGGCCAAATGCGAGACCGTGCTGGTGACCCATGAGAAGAAAAAGAACAGGATCCTTTTTTTCGCCCTCTCCAGGGAGATCCTTGACAAGACCAGGGAATTCGCAAACGCCCTGAATTTCAACCTTGTATCCACCGAGTTTGAGCCCTTTGCCCTGAAAAGGGCGCTCCCCCTTATCCTGGGGAGCGATACGCTCTACAAGACTTTGGCCCTGCTCAATATCGGTGCGGAATACAGCTTCCTTGCATTCTACGGTAAGGGTTCCATCCGCCACAGCAGGATACTTCCTTTCGGAGGAAGGGCGATTACAAGGAAGCTTGCCGAGAGCCTGGAGCTCCCGCCGGAAAAGGCCGAAAATGTAAAAAGGATTTATGCAGCCATAGGTAATGATGGCGCCAGGGATTTCCCCTCGCCTCTCTCGGAATCGCTTTTCACCTTCATTGAGCCGCTCCTGAAGGATCTTGCCAGGGAGCTGAACAAGACTTTCAGCTATTACAGCAGCGTCAATGAGAACCGCAAGGTGGAGCTGCTTATCCTCACGGGCGGCGGTGCCTCTCTTAAAAACCTTGACAGGTACCTCCACCACGAGGTGGGCGTTTCAGTCGTGACCGGCAACGTGTTCCGCAATCTCCTCTGGAGCTCCATACTTGAGGGGAACACCAAGGCCCTGGAAAAGGAATTCACCTCCTTCTCCGTCAGCATGGGGCTCTCATTCGGGGAGTATCACATGTCCTACAGGAAATAA